In the genome of Pseudomonas putida, one region contains:
- a CDS encoding hydrogen peroxide-inducible genes activator, whose translation MTLTELRYIVTLAQEQHFGHAAERCHVSQPTLSVGVKKLEDELGVLIFERSKSAVRLTPVGESIVAQAQKVLEQAQGIRELAQAGKNQLTAPLKVGAIYTVGPYLFPHLIPQLHRVAPQMPLYIEENFTHVLREKLRNGELDAVIIALPFNEADVLTLPLYDEPFYALMPADHPWTAKKTIDTAMLNDKSLLLLGEGHCFRDQVLEACPTINKGGEGSKHTTVESSSLETIRHMVASGLGVSILPLSAVHSHHYAPGVIEVRPLTAPSPFRTVAIAWRASFPRPKAIEILADSIRLCSVAKPPAEKSA comes from the coding sequence ATGACCCTTACAGAATTACGCTACATCGTCACACTCGCCCAGGAGCAGCATTTCGGCCACGCCGCCGAGCGTTGCCATGTCAGCCAGCCGACCCTGTCGGTTGGTGTGAAGAAACTCGAGGACGAGCTTGGCGTGCTGATCTTCGAGCGCAGCAAGAGCGCGGTGCGCCTGACCCCGGTCGGCGAAAGCATCGTTGCCCAAGCGCAGAAGGTCCTGGAGCAGGCCCAGGGTATTCGCGAACTCGCCCAGGCCGGCAAGAACCAGCTCACCGCACCGCTCAAGGTCGGTGCCATCTATACCGTCGGTCCCTACCTCTTCCCGCACCTCATTCCGCAGCTGCACCGGGTCGCCCCGCAGATGCCGCTGTACATCGAAGAGAACTTCACTCACGTGCTGCGCGAGAAGCTGCGCAATGGTGAGCTGGACGCCGTGATCATCGCCCTGCCGTTCAACGAAGCCGACGTGCTGACGCTGCCGCTGTACGACGAGCCGTTCTACGCGCTGATGCCCGCCGATCACCCCTGGACCGCCAAGAAGACCATCGACACGGCCATGCTCAATGACAAGAGCCTGCTGCTGCTCGGCGAAGGTCACTGCTTCCGCGACCAGGTACTGGAGGCCTGCCCGACCATCAACAAGGGTGGCGAAGGCTCCAAGCACACCACGGTCGAATCCAGCTCGCTGGAAACCATCCGCCACATGGTCGCCTCCGGCCTTGGCGTGTCGATCCTGCCGCTGTCGGCCGTACACAGCCACCATTACGCCCCGGGCGTGATCGAAGTACGCCCGCTCACGGCGCCTTCGCCATTCCGCACCGTGGCCATCGCCTGGCGCGCCAGCTTCCCGCGGCCCAAGGCCATCGAGATCCTCGCCGACTCGATCCGCCTCTGCTCGGTAGCCAAGCCGCCTGCGGAAAAATCGGCCTGA
- the recG gene encoding ATP-dependent DNA helicase RecG has protein sequence MTELSTLPVTTLKGVGEAMAEKLAKVGLENLQDLLFHLPLRYQDRTRVVPIGALRPGQDAVIEGVVSGADVTMGKRRSLVVRLGDGTGVLSLRFYHFSNAQKEGLKRGTHLRCYGEARPGASGLEIYHPEYRALNGSEPAPPVEQTLTPIYPSTEGLTQQRLRLLCQQSLAMLGPRSLPDWLPDELARDYHLAPLDDAIRYLHNPPADADLDELAEGQHWAQHRLAFEELLTHQLSQQRLRESLRALRAPVLPKASRLPAQYLANLGFSPTGAQQRVGNEIAYDLSQPEPMMRLVQGDVGAGKTVVAALAALQALEAGYQVALMAPTEILAEQHYLTFKRWLEPLGIEVAWLAGKLKGKARASALEQIASGVPMVVGTHALFQEEVKFRRLALAIIDEQHRFGVQQRLALRQKGVDGALCPHQLIMTATPIPRTLAMSAYADLDTSILDELPPGRTPVNTVLVADSRRFEVVERVRAACAEGRQAYWVCTLIEESEELTCQAAESTFEELGSALGELRVGLIHGRMKPAEKAAVMAEFKAGNLQLLVATTVIEVGVDVPNASLMIIENPERLGLAQLHQLRGRVGRGSAVSHCVLLYHPPLSQIGRERLGIMRETNDGFVIAEKDLELRGPGEMLGTRQTGLLQFKVADLMRDADLLPAVRDAAQALLARWPGHVSPLLDRWLRHGQQYGQV, from the coding sequence ATGACCGAGCTGTCGACTCTCCCGGTCACCACCCTCAAGGGTGTCGGCGAGGCCATGGCCGAGAAGCTGGCCAAAGTGGGTCTGGAGAACCTCCAAGACCTGCTGTTCCACCTGCCGCTGCGCTACCAGGACCGAACCCGCGTGGTGCCTATCGGGGCTTTGCGCCCAGGCCAGGATGCGGTGATCGAAGGGGTGGTCAGCGGTGCCGACGTGACCATGGGCAAGCGTCGCAGCCTGGTGGTGCGCCTGGGGGACGGCACCGGCGTGCTGAGCCTGCGCTTCTACCATTTCAGCAATGCCCAGAAGGAAGGCCTCAAGCGTGGCACCCATTTGCGCTGCTACGGCGAGGCCCGCCCCGGTGCCTCAGGGCTGGAGATCTATCACCCGGAGTACCGCGCGCTCAATGGCAGTGAACCCGCGCCGCCCGTCGAACAGACCCTGACGCCGATCTATCCGAGCACCGAAGGTCTGACCCAACAACGGCTGCGCCTGCTGTGCCAGCAGAGCCTGGCCATGCTCGGCCCGCGCAGCCTGCCAGATTGGCTGCCCGACGAATTGGCCCGGGATTACCATCTGGCGCCGCTGGACGATGCGATCCGCTACCTGCACAACCCACCTGCCGACGCTGACCTCGACGAACTCGCCGAAGGCCAGCATTGGGCCCAGCATCGCCTGGCCTTCGAAGAGCTGCTGACCCATCAACTTTCCCAGCAACGCCTGCGTGAAAGCCTGCGCGCCCTGCGTGCCCCGGTACTGCCCAAGGCTAGCCGTCTGCCGGCCCAGTATCTGGCCAACCTGGGCTTCAGCCCCACCGGCGCGCAGCAACGCGTCGGCAACGAGATCGCCTACGACCTTAGCCAGCCAGAGCCAATGATGCGTCTGGTTCAGGGCGACGTGGGCGCTGGCAAGACCGTGGTCGCCGCCCTCGCCGCCTTGCAGGCCCTGGAAGCCGGCTATCAGGTGGCCCTGATGGCGCCCACCGAGATTCTCGCCGAGCAGCACTACCTGACCTTCAAACGCTGGCTCGAGCCCTTGGGCATCGAGGTGGCCTGGCTGGCTGGCAAGCTCAAGGGCAAGGCCCGCGCCAGCGCCCTGGAACAGATCGCCAGCGGCGTGCCGATGGTGGTCGGCACCCATGCGCTGTTCCAGGAGGAAGTGAAATTCCGCCGCCTGGCCCTGGCGATCATCGACGAGCAACACCGGTTTGGCGTCCAGCAGCGCCTGGCCTTGCGCCAAAAAGGCGTAGACGGCGCGCTCTGCCCGCACCAGTTGATCATGACCGCCACCCCGATTCCTCGTACGCTGGCCATGAGCGCATATGCCGACCTGGACACCTCGATCCTCGACGAACTACCCCCTGGCCGTACCCCGGTCAACACCGTGCTGGTGGCTGACAGCCGGCGCTTCGAAGTGGTCGAGCGGGTCCGCGCGGCCTGCGCCGAAGGACGCCAGGCGTATTGGGTCTGCACCCTGATCGAAGAGTCGGAGGAACTGACCTGCCAGGCGGCCGAAAGCACCTTTGAGGAACTGGGCAGCGCCCTGGGCGAGCTACGGGTCGGCCTGATCCACGGGCGCATGAAACCGGCGGAAAAAGCCGCGGTGATGGCCGAGTTCAAGGCCGGCAACCTTCAGTTGCTGGTGGCGACCACCGTGATCGAAGTTGGCGTGGACGTCCCCAATGCCAGCCTGATGATCATCGAGAACCCCGAGCGCCTGGGCCTTGCCCAGTTGCACCAGCTACGTGGCCGGGTGGGCCGGGGCAGCGCGGTCAGCCATTGCGTGCTGCTCTATCACCCGCCTCTGTCGCAGATCGGCCGCGAACGCCTGGGCATCATGCGCGAAACCAACGACGGCTTCGTCATCGCCGAGAAAGACCTGGAACTGCGCGGCCCCGGCGAAATGCTCGGTACCCGCCAGACCGGCCTGCTGCAGTTCAAGGTGGCCGACCTGATGCGCGACGCGGACCTGCTCCCTGCCGTGCGTGATGCAGCCCAGGCCTTGCTGGCCCGTTGGCCCGGCCATGTCAGCCCACTGCTGGATCGCTGGCTGCGCCATGGCCAGCAGTACGGACAGGTGTGA
- the exbB gene encoding tonB-system energizer ExbB encodes MTRTQPSASPTTSRAWRAIAALTLSLVLAPAAMADEPATPSTNTPAAATAPAAPAAPAAAGEAQTPADAANAQAPADENVQALVEDTSLGMAHDLSPWGMYKNADVVVKAVMIGLAIASLITWTIWIAKGFELMGAKRRLRGEVALLKKAASLKDASDVANKAGTLAHTLVHDALDEMRLSANAREKEGIKERVSFRLERLVAASGRSMSTGTGVLATIGSTAPFVGLFGTVWGIMNSFIGIAKTQTTNLAVVAPGIAEALLATALGLVAAIPAVVIYNVFARSIAGYKAQVSDASAQVLLLVSRDLDHQGGERAAPHMVKVG; translated from the coding sequence ATGACACGTACTCAACCCTCCGCTTCGCCAACCACATCGCGCGCATGGCGCGCCATCGCCGCGCTGACTCTCAGCCTGGTGCTGGCCCCAGCCGCCATGGCCGATGAGCCTGCCACCCCGTCCACCAATACCCCGGCTGCGGCGACCGCACCGGCAGCACCTGCCGCCCCGGCCGCGGCCGGTGAAGCCCAGACCCCTGCCGATGCTGCCAATGCTCAGGCACCTGCGGACGAAAACGTTCAGGCCCTGGTCGAAGACACCTCCCTGGGCATGGCCCACGACCTGTCTCCTTGGGGCATGTACAAGAACGCCGACGTAGTCGTCAAAGCCGTGATGATCGGCCTGGCCATCGCCTCGCTGATCACCTGGACCATCTGGATCGCCAAGGGCTTCGAGCTGATGGGCGCCAAGCGTCGCCTGCGTGGCGAGGTCGCCCTGCTGAAGAAAGCCGCCAGTCTCAAGGATGCCAGCGACGTCGCCAACAAGGCAGGCACCCTGGCCCACACCTTGGTCCATGATGCGCTGGACGAAATGCGCCTCTCGGCCAATGCCCGCGAGAAGGAAGGCATCAAGGAGCGTGTCAGCTTCCGCCTGGAGCGTCTGGTCGCCGCCAGCGGTCGCAGCATGAGCACCGGCACCGGCGTCCTCGCCACTATCGGCTCCACCGCCCCATTCGTGGGTCTGTTCGGTACCGTCTGGGGCATCATGAACAGCTTCATCGGTATCGCCAAGACCCAAACCACCAACCTGGCCGTGGTCGCCCCCGGCATCGCCGAAGCCCTGCTGGCCACCGCCCTGGGCCTGGTCGCGGCCATTCCGGCCGTGGTCATCTACAACGTCTTCGCCCGCTCCATCGCTGGCTACAAGGCCCAGGTCTCCGATGCCTCGGCCCAGGTACTGCTGCTGGTCAGCCGCGACCTGGACCACCAGGGTGGCGAGCGCGCCGCCCCGCACATGGTGAAAGTGGGGTAA
- a CDS encoding RidA family protein: MTKTVINSDKAPAAIGTYSQAIKAGNTVYMSGQIPLDPKTMELVEGFEAQTVQVFENLKAVAEAAGGSFKDIVKLNIFLTDLSHFAKVNEIMGRYFEQPYPARAAIGVAALPKGSQVEMDAILVIE, encoded by the coding sequence ATGACCAAGACCGTCATCAACAGCGACAAGGCCCCAGCCGCCATCGGCACCTACTCCCAGGCGATCAAGGCCGGCAACACCGTGTACATGTCCGGCCAGATCCCGCTGGACCCGAAAACCATGGAACTGGTCGAGGGCTTCGAAGCCCAGACCGTCCAGGTCTTCGAGAACCTCAAGGCCGTCGCCGAAGCCGCTGGCGGTTCGTTCAAGGACATCGTCAAGCTGAACATCTTCCTCACCGACCTGAGCCACTTCGCCAAGGTCAACGAGATCATGGGCCGTTACTTCGAGCAGCCTTACCCAGCGCGCGCCGCTATCGGCGTTGCCGCTCTGCCGAAAGGCTCCCAGGTCGAGATGGACGCGATCCTGGTCATCGAGTGA
- a CDS encoding aminoacyl-tRNA deacylase and HDOD domain-containing protein, with translation MTEVALDTSTPHAPSVIRLLLDKLGVPYREVPEHARLPADARVQAILLDDEVGALMVLFPQSQLLDLNRLAELTGRKLVAVPVARLAHMLDKHALKTLPGIPALTSYPCLYEASLLKVDNLLIQSGEPGLLLEIPRDAFKGMLNKASAGNFGEQTHDIRPNLDRPDDDPKEITQAVQAFTARRIQQRLEQTIEIPPLADTAQKIIKLRVDPNASIDDITGVVETDPALAAQVVSWAASPYYASPGKIRSVEDAIVRVLGFDLVINLALGLALGKTLSLPKDHPQQATPYWQQSIYTAAVIEGLTRAMPRAERPEAGLTYLAGLLHNFGYLLLAHVFPPHFSLICRHLEVNPHLCHTYVEQHLLGISREQIGAWLMKLWDMPEELCTALRFQHDPSYEGENSAFPNLVCLAIRLLRARGIGSGPQEEIPEALLERLNLTREKADDVVNKVLEAEALLRELASQFHAPQ, from the coding sequence ATGACTGAAGTTGCCCTGGATACTTCGACCCCACACGCACCCTCTGTCATTCGGCTGTTGCTCGACAAGCTCGGCGTGCCGTACCGCGAAGTGCCCGAGCATGCAAGGTTGCCGGCCGACGCACGAGTCCAGGCCATTCTTCTCGACGACGAAGTCGGCGCCTTGATGGTGCTGTTCCCGCAGAGCCAGTTGCTGGACCTGAACCGCCTGGCCGAACTCACCGGCCGCAAGCTGGTGGCCGTACCCGTCGCACGCCTCGCGCACATGCTCGACAAGCATGCCCTCAAGACCCTGCCGGGGATCCCGGCACTGACCAGCTACCCGTGCCTCTATGAAGCCAGCCTGCTGAAAGTCGACAACCTGCTGATCCAGTCTGGGGAGCCCGGCTTGCTGCTGGAGATTCCACGCGATGCGTTCAAAGGCATGTTGAACAAAGCCAGCGCAGGCAACTTCGGCGAACAGACCCACGACATCCGCCCCAACCTTGACCGACCGGATGATGACCCCAAGGAAATCACCCAGGCCGTTCAAGCCTTTACCGCACGCCGCATCCAGCAACGCCTGGAACAGACCATCGAGATCCCACCACTGGCGGACACCGCGCAGAAGATCATCAAACTGCGCGTCGACCCCAATGCCAGCATCGATGACATTACCGGCGTAGTGGAAACCGACCCCGCTCTGGCCGCCCAAGTGGTCAGTTGGGCGGCATCGCCTTATTACGCCTCACCCGGCAAGATCCGTTCAGTGGAAGACGCCATCGTTCGCGTGCTGGGCTTCGACCTGGTGATCAACCTCGCCCTGGGCCTGGCGCTGGGCAAGACCTTGAGCCTGCCCAAGGATCACCCACAACAAGCCACGCCCTACTGGCAACAGTCGATCTACACCGCCGCGGTGATCGAAGGCCTGACCCGCGCCATGCCTCGGGCCGAACGTCCGGAGGCAGGGCTGACCTACCTTGCGGGCCTTCTGCACAACTTCGGCTATCTGTTGCTGGCACATGTGTTTCCGCCGCACTTCTCGCTGATCTGCCGCCACCTGGAGGTCAACCCGCACCTGTGCCACACCTATGTGGAGCAACACCTGCTGGGTATCAGCCGCGAACAGATCGGCGCCTGGCTGATGAAGCTGTGGGACATGCCCGAGGAGCTGTGCACGGCGCTGCGCTTCCAGCACGACCCGAGCTACGAGGGTGAGAACTCGGCGTTCCCCAACCTGGTGTGCCTGGCGATTCGCCTGTTGCGTGCACGCGGCATCGGTTCGGGCCCTCAGGAGGAGATCCCCGAGGCCCTGCTGGAACGGCTGAACCTGACCCGGGAAAAGGCCGACGATGTGGTGAACA
- a CDS encoding NAD-dependent epimerase/dehydratase family protein produces MSEPSVVIVGCGDVGGRLARQLLDQGWRVSGLRRSVGQLPAGVLPVAADLSEATIPAAWPAGSPDYLVYCVAASQHDEAGYRAAYVEGLRHVLGWLAERGQRPRRVVFVSSSSVYGQVDGEWIDERAVTEPLGYSGRVMLEAEQLALHSGLPATIVRLTGIYGPGREWLLSQVRQGYRVAETPPLYGNRIHAEDAAGLIAFLLQADARGEALDDCYIGVDDDPAPLAEVVGWLREYMGVSEWSDEQRVRRTGSKRCSNARARSLGWAPAYPSYREGYAAILEGKS; encoded by the coding sequence ATGTCAGAACCGTCCGTAGTGATCGTAGGTTGTGGTGATGTCGGCGGTCGCTTGGCTCGCCAGCTACTTGACCAAGGCTGGCGGGTCAGTGGGCTGCGACGTTCGGTTGGGCAGTTGCCTGCGGGGGTACTGCCGGTTGCCGCCGACCTGTCCGAAGCGACCATTCCCGCAGCCTGGCCTGCAGGGTCGCCTGATTACCTGGTGTATTGCGTGGCCGCCAGCCAGCACGATGAGGCTGGCTACCGAGCCGCATATGTCGAAGGGTTACGCCATGTGTTGGGCTGGCTGGCGGAGCGTGGGCAGCGGCCACGGCGGGTAGTGTTCGTGTCCAGCAGCAGCGTGTATGGGCAGGTCGATGGCGAATGGATCGACGAGCGCGCGGTCACCGAGCCCCTAGGCTATTCGGGGCGGGTAATGCTGGAGGCCGAGCAGCTGGCGCTGCACAGTGGGCTGCCAGCCACCATCGTTCGTCTGACCGGCATCTATGGGCCTGGGCGCGAATGGCTGCTAAGCCAGGTGCGCCAGGGCTACCGCGTGGCCGAGACGCCTCCGCTGTACGGTAACCGCATTCACGCCGAGGATGCCGCGGGGCTGATCGCGTTCCTGTTGCAAGCCGATGCCCGGGGAGAGGCGCTGGACGACTGTTATATCGGCGTCGACGACGACCCTGCGCCCTTGGCCGAGGTCGTCGGCTGGTTGCGCGAGTACATGGGTGTGAGTGAATGGTCGGACGAGCAACGCGTGCGGCGTACCGGTAGCAAGCGCTGCAGTAATGCCCGGGCGCGGTCATTGGGCTGGGCGCCGGCGTATCCGAGTTACAGGGAAGGCTATGCGGCCATCCTGGAAGGGAAAAGCTGA
- a CDS encoding energy transducer TonB codes for MTTTRSNLARYGVSLAIVLSVHVLAVLLTLNWSVPQAVELPPAAMMVELAPLPAPAPPPPPKAAPQPPAPVEEAPLPKLVEAPKPKIAIPKPPKPKAKPQPPKPEKKPEPPKDLPPAKEEVADTPPSNTPPQKSAAPAPSIASNSNALPTWQSDLLRHLAKYKRYPEDARRRGLQGINRLRFVVDAEGKVLSFALAGGSGSAALDRATLEMIRRAQPVPKPPKELLNNGQIEVVAPFVYSLDRR; via the coding sequence ATGACAACGACACGGTCCAACCTGGCGCGCTACGGCGTCAGCCTGGCGATCGTGCTGAGCGTGCACGTGCTGGCAGTGCTGCTGACCCTGAACTGGTCGGTGCCCCAGGCCGTGGAACTGCCGCCAGCGGCCATGATGGTCGAGCTGGCGCCGCTGCCCGCACCGGCGCCACCACCACCGCCCAAGGCCGCACCACAGCCGCCAGCACCGGTTGAAGAAGCGCCGCTGCCCAAGCTGGTGGAAGCGCCCAAGCCGAAGATCGCCATCCCAAAGCCGCCCAAGCCCAAGGCCAAGCCTCAACCGCCCAAGCCTGAGAAGAAGCCCGAGCCGCCAAAGGATCTGCCACCGGCCAAGGAAGAAGTCGCGGACACACCGCCAAGCAACACGCCACCGCAAAAATCGGCGGCACCGGCACCGAGCATCGCGTCCAACAGCAATGCCCTGCCGACCTGGCAGAGCGACTTGCTGCGTCACCTGGCCAAATACAAGCGGTACCCGGAGGACGCTCGCCGCCGCGGCCTGCAAGGTATCAACCGGCTGCGTTTCGTGGTCGACGCCGAGGGCAAGGTGCTGTCGTTCGCGCTGGCCGGTGGTTCGGGCAGCGCAGCGCTGGACCGGGCGACCCTGGAGATGATCCGCCGGGCACAACCAGTGCCCAAGCCGCCGAAGGAATTGCTGAACAATGGTCAGATCGAAGTTGTAGCGCCGTTCGTCTACTCGCTGGACCGTCGCTGA
- the spoT gene encoding bifunctional GTP diphosphokinase/guanosine-3',5'-bis pyrophosphate 3'-pyrophosphohydrolase — protein MPGIEALAERLSTYLGPDQVNLVRRAYFYAEQAHDGQRRRSGEPYVTHPLAVASILADMHMDHQSLMAAMLHDVIEDTGIAKEALCQQFGETVAELVDGVSKLTQMNFETKAEAQAENFQKMAMAMARDIRVILVKLADRLHNMRTLEVLSGEKRRRIAKETLEIYAPIANRLGMHNVRVEFEDLGFKAMHPMRSSLIHRAVKSARGNRKEIVAKIEQSLANCLAADGIEGEVSGRQKHLYGIYKKMRGKRRAFNEIMDVYAFRIIVDKVDTCYRVLGAVHNLYKPLPGRFKDYIAIPKANGYQSLHTTLFGMHGVPIEIQIRTREMEEMANNGIAAHWLYKSNEDEQPKGNHARARQWVKGILELQQRAGNSLEFIESVKIDLFPDEVYVFTPKGRIMELPKGSTAVDFAYAVHTDVGNSCIACRINRRLAPLSEPLQSGSTVEIVSAPGARPNPAWLNFVVTGKARTHIRHALKQQRRSESISLGERLLNKVLTGFDSSLEKIAPERIQSILSEYRLELLEDLLEDIGLGNRMAYVVARRLLSAEGEQLPAPEGPLAIRGTEGLVLSYAKCCTPIPGDPIVGHLSAGKGMVVHLENCRNISEIRHNPEKCVQLSWAKDITGEFNVELRVELEHQRGLIALLASSVNAADGNIEKISMDERDGRISVVQLVVSVRDRVHLARVIKKLRTLTGVVRITRMRT, from the coding sequence ATGCCGGGTATAGAAGCCCTCGCCGAACGGCTGTCGACCTACCTCGGCCCCGACCAGGTCAACCTGGTCCGCCGGGCCTATTTTTACGCCGAACAGGCGCACGATGGCCAACGCCGCCGCAGCGGCGAGCCCTACGTGACCCATCCGCTGGCCGTGGCCAGCATCCTGGCCGACATGCACATGGACCATCAGAGCCTGATGGCCGCCATGCTGCACGATGTGATCGAAGACACCGGCATCGCCAAGGAAGCCCTCTGCCAGCAATTCGGCGAGACCGTCGCCGAACTGGTCGACGGGGTCAGCAAGCTGACCCAGATGAACTTCGAGACCAAGGCCGAAGCCCAGGCCGAAAACTTCCAGAAGATGGCCATGGCCATGGCCCGCGACATCCGCGTGATCCTGGTCAAACTGGCCGACCGCCTGCACAACATGCGCACCCTGGAAGTGCTCTCTGGCGAAAAACGCCGGCGCATCGCCAAGGAAACCCTCGAGATCTACGCCCCCATCGCCAACCGGCTGGGCATGCACAACGTGCGCGTGGAGTTCGAAGACCTCGGTTTCAAGGCGATGCACCCGATGCGCTCCTCGCTGATCCACCGCGCCGTCAAGAGCGCCCGTGGCAACCGCAAGGAAATCGTCGCCAAGATCGAACAGTCGCTGGCCAACTGCCTGGCCGCGGACGGCATCGAGGGCGAGGTCAGCGGCCGGCAGAAACACCTCTATGGCATCTACAAGAAGATGCGCGGCAAGCGCCGCGCCTTCAACGAGATCATGGACGTGTATGCCTTCCGCATCATCGTCGACAAGGTCGACACCTGCTACCGCGTGCTCGGCGCCGTACACAACCTGTACAAGCCGCTGCCTGGCCGCTTCAAGGACTACATCGCGATCCCCAAGGCCAACGGCTACCAGTCGCTGCATACGACGCTGTTCGGCATGCATGGCGTACCCATCGAGATCCAGATCCGCACCCGCGAAATGGAAGAGATGGCCAACAACGGGATCGCTGCGCACTGGCTGTACAAGTCCAACGAGGACGAACAGCCCAAGGGCAACCATGCCCGCGCCCGCCAGTGGGTCAAGGGCATCCTCGAGTTGCAGCAACGCGCCGGCAACTCCCTGGAGTTCATCGAAAGCGTCAAGATCGATCTGTTCCCGGACGAAGTATACGTCTTCACGCCCAAGGGCCGGATCATGGAGCTGCCCAAAGGCTCCACCGCCGTCGACTTCGCCTACGCGGTGCACACCGACGTCGGCAACAGCTGCATCGCCTGCCGTATCAATCGCCGCCTGGCACCGCTGTCCGAGCCACTGCAAAGTGGCTCGACGGTAGAGATCGTCAGCGCGCCGGGTGCTCGCCCGAATCCCGCGTGGCTCAATTTCGTGGTCACCGGCAAGGCGCGCACCCATATTCGCCATGCACTCAAACAGCAGCGCCGGTCCGAGTCGATCAGCCTGGGCGAACGCCTGCTGAACAAGGTCCTTACCGGCTTCGACAGCAGCCTGGAGAAGATTGCGCCGGAGCGCATCCAGTCCATCCTCAGCGAGTACCGCCTAGAGCTGCTCGAGGATCTGCTCGAAGACATCGGCCTGGGAAACCGCATGGCCTACGTCGTGGCCCGTCGCCTGTTGTCCGCCGAAGGCGAGCAACTGCCCGCGCCAGAAGGCCCGCTGGCCATCCGTGGCACCGAAGGCCTGGTGCTCAGCTACGCCAAGTGCTGCACCCCGATCCCTGGCGACCCGATCGTCGGCCACCTGTCGGCGGGCAAAGGCATGGTCGTGCACCTGGAAAACTGCCGCAACATTAGTGAAATCCGCCACAACCCAGAAAAATGCGTACAGCTTTCCTGGGCCAAGGACATCACCGGCGAATTCAATGTCGAATTGCGTGTCGAGCTGGAGCACCAGCGTGGCCTGATCGCCCTGCTGGCCAGCAGCGTCAACGCCGCCGATGGCAATATCGAAAAAATCAGCATGGACGAACGCGACGGCCGTATCAGCGTGGTCCAACTGGTGGTCAGCGTGCGCGATCGCGTGCACCTGGCCCGCGTGATCAAGAAGTTGCGTACCCTGACCGGCGTGGTCCGCATCACCCGCATGCGTACGTAG
- the exbD gene encoding TonB system transport protein ExbD, giving the protein MGLHLNEGGDDLAENHEINVTPFIDVMLVLLIIFMVAAPLATVDIKVDLPASTAKPAPRPEKPVFVSVKTDKKLYVGDDEVAQRDQLGTMLDAKTKGDKETTIFFQADKGVDYGDLMEVMNTMRAAGYLKVGLVGLETAAKQ; this is encoded by the coding sequence ATGGGCCTGCATCTCAACGAAGGTGGCGACGATCTCGCCGAGAACCACGAAATCAACGTCACGCCCTTCATCGACGTCATGCTGGTGCTGCTGATCATCTTCATGGTCGCCGCTCCCCTGGCCACCGTCGACATCAAGGTCGACTTGCCCGCCTCCACCGCCAAACCGGCACCGAGGCCTGAGAAGCCGGTGTTCGTCAGCGTCAAGACCGACAAGAAGCTCTATGTCGGTGATGACGAGGTGGCTCAGCGTGATCAGCTCGGCACGATGCTCGATGCCAAGACCAAGGGCGACAAGGAAACCACGATCTTCTTCCAGGCCGACAAGGGAGTTGATTACGGCGACCTGATGGAAGTCATGAACACCATGCGCGCCGCCGGCTACCTCAAGGTCGGCCTGGTCGGTCTAGAAACGGCAGCCAAGCAATGA